The following are from one region of the Cytobacillus firmus genome:
- a CDS encoding DUF5658 family protein, with the protein MKKLLYYLAILNLLDGFLTALGLHFNVIEESNPLMGNLYDLHPFLFLSLKIILSFVLIILSIFISAESKVKLLAAGASIMYSIVCLLHSVWLFSLIF; encoded by the coding sequence ATGAAAAAGCTGCTTTATTATCTTGCCATCTTAAATCTACTGGACGGATTTCTTACGGCCCTAGGACTCCACTTTAATGTAATAGAAGAAAGCAATCCTCTAATGGGTAATCTTTATGACCTGCATCCTTTTTTATTTCTTTCTCTTAAAATAATTCTTTCTTTTGTACTTATCATTTTATCAATATTTATCTCCGCAGAATCTAAAGTCAAACTATTAGCAGCTGGAGCTTCAATTATGTATTCAATTGTATGCCTGCTGCACTCTGTTTGGCTTTTCTCATTAATTTTTTAA
- a CDS encoding LPXTG cell wall anchor domain-containing protein — protein sequence MGYQTLLVSLKIIIIIIIIVGIFSCVLIGSKNVNANESLTDINTNLRGYLFEVGNLKPGDWMPRDITILNQGKQDFRYTAQIGKKKSVKGLFEELDLLVKKDSDILFEGKLKDFEGFTPRKLAKGSSEQLFFQVTMPYNLGNAFQDSSAEVEIIFLAEALTDPNGSPGEGDAPDEEEPSGGNTKGGKNPDDIVINPEMTENLLPNTATNTYNLLLIGGLLLGTGSVLILVFYRRIRSDR from the coding sequence ATGGGTTATCAAACCTTACTAGTGTCGTTAAAAATAATAATAATAATAATAATAATAGTGGGTATTTTTTCTTGTGTTTTAATAGGGTCCAAAAATGTAAATGCAAATGAAAGCCTTACGGATATAAATACCAATCTAAGGGGCTATCTATTTGAAGTAGGTAACCTCAAACCCGGTGACTGGATGCCACGCGATATAACCATCCTAAACCAAGGAAAACAGGATTTCAGATACACAGCTCAAATCGGAAAGAAAAAATCCGTAAAAGGGCTTTTCGAAGAACTTGATCTTTTGGTTAAGAAGGATTCAGATATTCTATTTGAAGGAAAGTTAAAAGACTTTGAAGGGTTTACTCCAAGGAAGCTGGCAAAGGGCAGCTCTGAACAGTTATTCTTTCAAGTTACTATGCCTTACAATCTGGGAAATGCCTTTCAGGATTCTTCTGCTGAGGTAGAAATTATATTTCTTGCTGAGGCATTAACTGATCCAAATGGTTCACCAGGAGAAGGAGATGCACCAGATGAAGAAGAGCCTTCCGGTGGGAATACTAAGGGAGGCAAGAACCCTGACGATATTGTAATAAATCCTGAAATGACCGAGAATCTTCTGCCAAACACTGCAACCAATACTTATAACTTACTGTTGATCGGCGGATTATTATTGGGAACTGGAAGTGTATTAATCCTTGTTTTTTATAGAAGGATAAGAAGTGATAGATAG
- a CDS encoding TasA family protein: protein MSLKKKIGMGITSAALGIALVGGGTFAYFSDTATADGSFTAGTLDLAVNPETVINIENIKPGDWMNKTFYLENNGSLDISEVILNSTYTVNDANGDNTDDFGKHIRVNFLENVDKTGNSWMIGNYNDIVYSTTLYDLQNLSPDAVEKKIFNFSGERSGLENGSDDEMYVQFEFVDNDGDQNQFQGDSLTINWEFIANQEEGEQK, encoded by the coding sequence ATGAGTTTAAAAAAGAAAATAGGTATGGGTATTACATCTGCTGCACTAGGAATTGCATTAGTTGGAGGCGGGACGTTTGCATACTTCAGTGATACTGCCACTGCTGATGGTTCATTTACTGCTGGTACACTAGACTTAGCTGTAAACCCTGAAACGGTAATTAATATTGAAAATATTAAACCTGGGGATTGGATGAACAAAACCTTTTACTTAGAGAATAACGGATCACTTGATATCTCTGAGGTTATCTTAAATTCTACGTATACAGTTAATGATGCTAATGGTGATAATACAGATGATTTTGGAAAACATATTAGAGTGAACTTTTTAGAAAATGTTGACAAGACTGGTAACTCTTGGATGATAGGAAATTATAACGATATTGTTTATTCAACTACTCTTTATGATTTACAAAACCTATCTCCAGATGCAGTAGAAAAGAAAATATTTAATTTTAGTGGTGAAAGAAGCGGCTTAGAAAATGGTAGTGATGACGAAATGTATGTCCAGTTTGAATTTGTGGATAATGATGGGGACCAAAACCAATTTCAGGGAGACTCTTTAACCATTAATTGGGAATTTATTGCTAACCAGGAGGAAGGGGAACAAAAATAA
- the sipW gene encoding signal peptidase I SipW → MKFSWKTARKIISNLITAILFINLIIMAVLVVSSKASGGEPQAFGYQLKTVLSGSMEPTFMTGSVIAVKPVDSSQSKDLKKGDIITFQADEQKLITHRIIGVSTSGEHVMYETKGDNNNAADMDPVLSENVRAVYSGFTIPYVGYFIDFAQSKEGGAILLIGPGLLLLAYSAFSIMQGLRELDSKNKKTDSNEKTA, encoded by the coding sequence TTGAAATTCAGCTGGAAAACAGCAAGGAAGATTATTAGCAATTTGATTACAGCAATATTGTTTATCAATTTAATCATTATGGCGGTGCTCGTTGTTTCTTCTAAAGCATCTGGCGGAGAACCTCAGGCATTCGGTTACCAGCTTAAAACCGTGCTATCAGGTTCAATGGAGCCAACCTTCATGACAGGATCTGTTATAGCGGTTAAGCCGGTTGATTCATCCCAAAGTAAAGACCTGAAAAAGGGAGACATCATTACTTTCCAGGCCGATGAACAGAAGCTGATCACCCACCGCATTATTGGTGTCTCAACAAGCGGCGAACATGTCATGTATGAAACAAAAGGGGATAACAACAACGCAGCAGACATGGACCCAGTGCTTTCTGAAAACGTAAGAGCCGTTTACTCTGGTTTCACGATTCCATATGTGGGATATTTCATAGATTTTGCACAATCAAAAGAAGGCGGAGCTATTCTGCTGATTGGTCCTGGTCTTCTGCTTCTGGCATACTCAGCATTTAGCATCATGCAGGGCTTAAGAGAACTTGACTCCAAGAATAAGAAAACAGATTCAAATGAAAAAACGGCTTAA
- a CDS encoding helix-turn-helix domain-containing protein, whose product MIGGRIKSLRIKKGYSINELSEKAEVSKSYLSYIERGIQENPSLQVLSRIARTLDANLEDLLEENKEQITDLFKLDEEWVSLVKEAIRQGITKEDFSYYLEFIKFKKMNGGSV is encoded by the coding sequence ATGATAGGTGGCCGGATTAAAAGTTTAAGGATTAAAAAGGGATACTCAATTAATGAGCTTTCTGAAAAAGCGGAGGTCTCCAAATCATATTTGAGCTACATTGAGAGAGGCATACAGGAGAACCCTTCACTGCAGGTTTTATCGCGAATCGCCAGAACACTGGATGCAAACCTTGAAGATTTGCTGGAAGAGAATAAAGAACAGATTACCGATTTGTTTAAGCTGGATGAAGAGTGGGTTTCCCTTGTTAAAGAAGCAATCAGGCAGGGAATCACAAAAGAGGATTTCTCCTATTATCTGGAGTTCATCAAATTTAAGAAGATGAATGGAGGGAGTGTTTAG
- a CDS encoding class D sortase, producing MKVRGRLLIIAASFLILIGGGLVLFSLQEMYAQEKKTKDSLAQAQERVHNAVNKERRNVLQTEQPLDVSFEQGEAIGILKIPRLEAELPIIEGTDEDELEKGVGHYSTTVLPGQSDQILLSGHRDTVFRRLGELEIGDILQVIMPYGEYRYEITETEIVDADDTTVINSTAPQEILTVSTCYPFSYVGNAPNRYILSAKRLVN from the coding sequence TTGAAGGTTAGAGGCCGTTTGCTGATTATAGCTGCCTCCTTCCTTATTCTAATCGGAGGCGGTCTGGTCCTGTTTTCCCTGCAGGAAATGTACGCTCAGGAGAAGAAAACCAAGGATTCTTTAGCCCAGGCACAAGAAAGAGTTCACAACGCAGTGAATAAAGAAAGAAGAAATGTTCTCCAAACAGAACAACCACTGGATGTTTCCTTTGAGCAGGGTGAAGCCATTGGGATTCTAAAGATCCCCCGCTTGGAAGCTGAACTTCCCATTATAGAAGGAACAGATGAGGATGAACTTGAAAAGGGGGTTGGCCATTACTCAACAACGGTTCTTCCGGGCCAGTCTGATCAAATTTTATTATCAGGGCATCGGGATACAGTTTTTCGCCGGCTTGGTGAACTTGAAATTGGAGATATACTTCAAGTTATCATGCCCTATGGAGAATATAGATATGAGATAACAGAAACAGAGATTGTTGATGCGGATGATACTACAGTGATTAATTCCACTGCTCCACAAGAAATTCTCACTGTTTCCACTTGCTATCCTTTTTCATATGTAGGAAATGCACCAAATCGTTATATTTTATCTGCTAAAAGATTAGTTAATTAA
- a CDS encoding pseudouridine-5'-phosphate glycosidase, whose protein sequence is MLEKWLEYSEEVLEAKKTNKPVVALESTIISHGMPYPQNVQTAKEVEEIIRKNGAVPATIAILNGKIKIGLSDEELEFLAQSKDIEKASRRDLPYLIAKKKNGATTVAATMICAELAGIEVFVTGGIGGVHREAETTMDISADLQELAMTNVAVICAGAKSILDIGLTLEYLETHGVPVVGFETDVLPAFYTRTSPFSVNYRVDNAEEAAEMIRTKWELGLRGGVVIANPIPEKDALEEAFITGVIETALKEANENNISGKKVTPFLLGKVKELTEGRSLIANIALVKHNAEVGSRIAVSLNK, encoded by the coding sequence ATGTTAGAAAAATGGCTTGAGTACTCAGAAGAAGTGTTAGAAGCAAAGAAAACAAATAAACCGGTTGTCGCCCTTGAATCCACCATCATTTCACATGGAATGCCATACCCGCAAAATGTCCAGACAGCAAAAGAAGTAGAGGAAATCATCCGCAAAAACGGTGCTGTCCCTGCAACCATTGCCATTTTAAACGGGAAAATTAAAATTGGCTTATCAGACGAGGAGCTGGAATTCCTTGCACAAAGCAAGGATATTGAAAAAGCGAGTCGGAGGGACCTTCCCTATTTGATTGCTAAAAAGAAAAATGGCGCCACAACGGTAGCGGCCACCATGATCTGTGCTGAGCTTGCCGGAATTGAAGTGTTTGTCACAGGCGGAATTGGCGGAGTTCACCGTGAAGCGGAAACCACCATGGACATCTCGGCTGACCTTCAGGAGCTTGCGATGACCAATGTGGCCGTTATCTGTGCAGGTGCGAAATCCATTCTGGATATTGGTTTGACGCTTGAATACTTAGAAACCCATGGCGTTCCGGTCGTTGGATTTGAAACAGATGTACTGCCCGCCTTCTACACACGCACAAGTCCGTTCAGCGTGAACTACCGGGTGGACAATGCAGAAGAAGCAGCCGAAATGATCCGCACAAAATGGGAACTGGGCCTAAGAGGCGGCGTTGTGATTGCCAACCCGATTCCTGAAAAAGATGCGCTGGAAGAAGCGTTTATTACTGGTGTTATTGAAACTGCCTTAAAAGAAGCGAATGAAAACAATATCTCAGGGAAAAAAGTGACTCCATTCCTTTTGGGGAAAGTTAAGGAGTTAACAGAAGGAAGAAGCTTGATAGCGAACATTGCATTGGTGAAGCATAATGCGGAAGTGGGTTCGAGGATTGCTGTTAGTTTGAATAAGTAA
- a CDS encoding carbohydrate kinase yields MNDKELLILQLIKEDPFIAQNELADKTGLSRSAVAGYISSLTKQGEILGRAYVLPQKKEVLCVGGANVDRKIQTTGQLQYGTSNPAESSQSCGGVARNIAENLGRLGCNVGLMTVVGGDPEGEWLLEYTKAFADVTPSQSLGGAATGTYTAVLDLEGEMAVALADMSIYESVTRGFIEKKWGYMASSEMVILDTNFPPEVLKQIITRCYEESIPLCITPVSAPKIKNLPESLQGVTWLIANKNEAEALTGMEIIKEGDFFKAAQEMINKGVEKVVISRGDKGLIYFTKTGEAGVQLPPKVKIADVTGAGDSLVSGIIFAHLKGLSTEDACKIGMSCSMLALQSIETVNPNLNNKRLQETFNQYFD; encoded by the coding sequence GTGAACGATAAAGAACTATTAATTTTGCAGCTGATTAAAGAGGATCCATTCATTGCCCAAAACGAGCTGGCTGACAAAACGGGGCTCTCAAGGTCCGCTGTAGCCGGCTATATCTCCTCACTGACCAAGCAGGGGGAAATTCTTGGCAGGGCTTATGTTCTGCCGCAAAAGAAAGAAGTGCTTTGTGTGGGAGGGGCCAATGTAGACAGAAAAATCCAGACGACCGGACAGCTCCAATACGGAACATCGAATCCCGCTGAGAGCTCCCAATCCTGCGGGGGAGTGGCACGGAACATTGCCGAAAACCTTGGCAGGCTGGGCTGTAATGTCGGTCTGATGACCGTCGTGGGAGGCGATCCGGAAGGGGAATGGCTTCTGGAATATACGAAAGCCTTTGCTGACGTGACACCTTCACAATCCCTGGGAGGGGCCGCCACGGGAACCTATACAGCCGTGCTTGATCTCGAAGGGGAAATGGCGGTGGCGTTAGCTGACATGTCCATTTATGAAAGCGTTACCAGAGGGTTTATCGAAAAAAAGTGGGGGTACATGGCATCATCTGAGATGGTCATTTTGGATACCAACTTTCCGCCAGAAGTTTTAAAACAAATCATCACAAGGTGTTACGAAGAGAGTATTCCGCTATGCATCACACCTGTTTCAGCACCAAAAATAAAGAATCTGCCGGAAAGTCTGCAGGGTGTCACCTGGCTGATTGCCAACAAAAATGAGGCAGAAGCCCTGACAGGGATGGAAATCATCAAGGAGGGAGACTTCTTTAAAGCAGCACAGGAAATGATCAATAAAGGCGTGGAAAAAGTGGTGATCAGCCGGGGAGATAAAGGACTGATCTACTTCACAAAAACAGGTGAAGCAGGTGTGCAGCTGCCGCCAAAGGTGAAAATCGCTGATGTGACAGGTGCAGGTGACTCGCTTGTATCAGGTATTATTTTTGCCCATTTAAAGGGGTTGAGCACAGAGGATGCCTGCAAAATTGGCATGTCCTGCTCGATGCTTGCCCTGCAGTCCATTGAAACCGTTAACCCGAACCTGAACAACAAACGCCTTCAGGAAACGTTCAACCAATATTTCGACTAA
- a CDS encoding alanine/glycine:cation symporter family protein produces the protein MDKLLEVVGDISGWLWGYPIILLLAGTGLYLTFLLGFFQFRYPVYIFKQTFGSVFKKPKGKGTVTPLQALTSALASTIGAANIVGVPAAIMFGGPGAVFWMWVIALIGMSIKFSESVLAIKYREKNEDGEYVGGPMYYMIKGLNMKWLGVIFAFALMIELIPSIMVQGNAVASAVTETFKINGLYAGIAVAALVSLVVFGGIQRIGKVTEIFVPFMALIYVGAALVVLFMNLGKLPEVLELIFTYAFQPMSAIGGFAGAAIGEIIRWGFARGLYSNEAGLGTAPIAHAAATTDHPVRQGFWAIVGIVVDTLIVCTATAFVVLSSGVWTREGAMKDPSALTAAAFTEYFGSFGGILVAVSLVFFVVSTIIVVVFYGSKMAEFLFGSFAGKAIKVVYIAAIVLGSVGAAQTIWQFLDLALAMILIPNIVAVLLLSKEVKQLKNEFFTSEKYYLKDIKKDDNAA, from the coding sequence TTGGATAAGTTATTAGAAGTCGTAGGAGATATTTCAGGATGGCTGTGGGGATATCCCATCATCCTATTATTAGCCGGAACAGGGCTGTATTTAACCTTTTTGCTGGGTTTCTTCCAGTTCCGATATCCGGTATATATTTTTAAACAGACATTCGGAAGTGTTTTTAAAAAGCCGAAGGGAAAAGGAACCGTTACACCGCTGCAGGCACTCACATCTGCACTGGCTTCCACCATTGGAGCTGCAAACATTGTTGGTGTGCCGGCAGCCATCATGTTTGGCGGTCCTGGAGCAGTCTTTTGGATGTGGGTCATTGCGCTAATAGGAATGTCCATTAAGTTCTCGGAAAGTGTATTGGCTATTAAGTACAGAGAGAAAAATGAAGATGGAGAATATGTGGGCGGCCCTATGTATTACATGATAAAAGGTCTGAACATGAAGTGGCTTGGTGTGATATTTGCCTTTGCGCTCATGATCGAATTAATCCCAAGCATCATGGTTCAGGGTAATGCCGTGGCATCTGCAGTCACCGAAACCTTTAAGATTAATGGACTTTATGCAGGAATCGCTGTAGCGGCACTGGTTTCCTTGGTTGTTTTTGGGGGGATCCAGAGAATTGGAAAGGTAACCGAAATCTTTGTTCCATTTATGGCACTCATTTATGTAGGTGCAGCGTTAGTAGTCTTATTTATGAATCTGGGCAAGCTTCCTGAAGTGTTGGAATTAATCTTCACTTATGCGTTTCAGCCGATGTCTGCAATAGGCGGATTTGCCGGTGCGGCAATTGGCGAAATCATTCGCTGGGGATTTGCAAGAGGATTATATTCCAATGAGGCAGGACTTGGAACGGCACCGATTGCCCATGCGGCTGCCACAACTGACCACCCGGTGCGCCAAGGCTTCTGGGCGATTGTCGGTATTGTTGTGGATACGCTGATTGTGTGTACTGCAACTGCATTTGTGGTCCTTTCATCAGGTGTGTGGACAAGGGAAGGGGCCATGAAGGATCCTTCAGCCCTGACAGCAGCGGCATTTACGGAATACTTTGGCTCATTTGGAGGTATTCTTGTCGCTGTGTCACTCGTATTCTTTGTGGTTTCCACAATCATCGTAGTCGTCTTTTATGGTTCTAAAATGGCTGAGTTTCTATTTGGCTCTTTTGCCGGAAAAGCCATTAAAGTCGTTTACATTGCTGCCATAGTTCTTGGCTCAGTGGGTGCAGCGCAAACCATCTGGCAGTTCCTTGATCTGGCACTTGCCATGATCCTGATACCGAACATCGTGGCTGTCCTCCTTCTAAGCAAAGAGGTTAAACAGCTGAAAAACGAGTTCTTTACTTCAGAAAAGTATTATTTAAAGGATATTAAAAAAGACGATAATGCAGCGTAA
- a CDS encoding MarR family winged helix-turn-helix transcriptional regulator: MHPNQSEFFHSINQFTRHFSKVLNESLVPLGLYAAQWTIIYRLKTGGPSTQKEISSYLGVEAPTMTRTLARLEKSGWITRTAGKDKREKLISLTDAATQEYDNWLSAVRSSESNVLQNITEEEISTMIRLMAKMRENMVPGT; encoded by the coding sequence ATGCACCCTAATCAAAGTGAATTTTTTCATTCCATCAACCAATTTACACGCCATTTTTCCAAAGTACTTAATGAAAGTCTGGTGCCGCTTGGGTTATATGCGGCTCAATGGACGATTATTTACCGACTGAAAACCGGAGGCCCGAGCACCCAAAAAGAGATTTCTTCTTATTTGGGAGTTGAAGCTCCGACCATGACCAGGACATTGGCCCGTCTTGAGAAATCAGGCTGGATCACCAGAACAGCCGGCAAGGACAAACGCGAAAAACTGATTTCACTGACTGATGCAGCCACCCAGGAATACGACAATTGGCTTTCTGCAGTAAGATCAAGCGAAAGCAATGTCCTGCAGAACATTACAGAAGAAGAAATCAGCACGATGATCAGACTTATGGCAAAAATGAGAGAAAATATGGTACCAGGCACCTAG
- a CDS encoding MFS transporter translates to MKKQPLWTKDFLSISVTSFFLFMGFYVLLTTLPLYILDDLKGDETQVGLIISVFLIAAVISRPFTGKWIDEVGRRKILLASLIVFAVSSLLYFWADTMPALLALRFLHGVGFGMATTATGAIVAEIVPDERRGEGLGYYAMFMNLAMVIGPFAGLTIVQYASFKWIFALCTVLSFIAIVLGAFVKIPQKAESSVKHPKFTLSSLFEKNAVPVAISAGILAFAYSGVLSFISVYAKELDLLEAASFFFVVYAAFIIMSRPFTGRWFDAYGENKVIYPAIILFAAGLFLLSQANSTFVFLLSGAVIGLGYGTIVPSLQTVAIKQADPAKRGLATSTFFTLFDTGIGLGSYVLGILAVKTGFASLYFMLAGVALLGLLVYYLLHGKKTEPRTIHSEADLPL, encoded by the coding sequence ATGAAGAAACAGCCATTATGGACGAAGGATTTTTTGAGTATTTCTGTTACGAGTTTTTTCTTATTTATGGGGTTTTATGTGTTGCTGACAACACTTCCCCTTTATATTTTGGATGATTTGAAAGGGGACGAAACACAGGTTGGCCTGATTATTTCGGTCTTTTTGATTGCTGCCGTGATCAGCAGGCCGTTTACAGGGAAATGGATTGATGAGGTTGGGCGGCGGAAGATTCTGCTGGCTTCCCTGATTGTATTTGCTGTCTCATCGCTTCTTTATTTTTGGGCTGACACTATGCCTGCTCTTTTAGCTCTAAGATTCCTTCACGGTGTAGGATTTGGCATGGCCACCACAGCGACTGGAGCGATTGTTGCTGAAATTGTGCCGGATGAACGGAGAGGCGAAGGGCTTGGCTATTATGCGATGTTCATGAATCTCGCCATGGTTATTGGCCCGTTTGCAGGTTTGACGATTGTTCAATATGCAAGCTTCAAATGGATTTTTGCGTTATGTACCGTTTTATCATTTATTGCTATTGTGCTGGGTGCATTTGTAAAAATACCGCAAAAAGCAGAAAGCTCTGTTAAGCATCCCAAATTCACACTTTCAAGCTTATTCGAAAAAAATGCCGTTCCTGTTGCGATTTCAGCGGGCATCCTTGCTTTCGCGTACTCAGGAGTTCTTTCCTTTATTTCTGTTTATGCAAAAGAGCTTGATTTACTTGAAGCCGCGAGCTTCTTCTTCGTTGTATATGCGGCGTTCATCATAATGTCCCGCCCATTTACAGGCCGCTGGTTTGATGCATACGGAGAGAATAAGGTGATCTATCCAGCGATTATTCTGTTTGCGGCAGGTTTATTTTTGCTCAGCCAGGCCAACAGCACCTTTGTATTTCTGCTGTCAGGCGCAGTAATCGGATTGGGGTATGGCACGATTGTTCCGAGTCTTCAAACCGTTGCCATCAAGCAGGCTGATCCAGCGAAACGCGGACTTGCTACCTCAACCTTTTTCACCCTCTTTGACACAGGGATCGGTTTAGGATCCTATGTTCTCGGAATTCTTGCGGTCAAAACAGGCTTCGCTTCGCTGTATTTTATGCTTGCCGGAGTCGCATTGCTTGGCCTGCTCGTATACTACCTGCTTCATGGCAAAAAGACAGAACCAAGAACCATTCATTCAGAAGCAGATCTTCCATTATAA
- the motB gene encoding flagellar motor protein MotB — protein sequence MSRRKKKQHHEEHVDESWLLPYADLLTLLLALFIVLFSMSSVDAQKFQKLSKAFNDVFSGGTGVFEFPSPMPEGQMQSTDAVSEKPSKDLEEMAALDELEKEKMKQAADQEELAELQQRVNAFIENQNLADKLETSLTTEGLLVSIRDNVLFGSGSAEVREQDLKVAGEIAGLLIMDPPRNIIISGHTDNVPIRNSNFESNWELSVMRAVNFMKIILKNDQLDPKWFSAKGFGEFQPVAGNDNKEGRAKNRRVEILILPRTGNQP from the coding sequence ATGAGTAGGCGGAAAAAGAAGCAGCATCATGAGGAGCATGTAGATGAATCCTGGCTTTTGCCGTATGCTGATTTATTAACACTGCTTCTCGCCCTGTTCATTGTACTCTTCTCCATGAGCTCAGTAGATGCCCAGAAATTTCAGAAGCTGTCAAAGGCATTCAATGATGTCTTTTCAGGGGGAACGGGCGTCTTTGAATTCCCAAGTCCAATGCCGGAAGGACAAATGCAATCCACGGATGCTGTGTCTGAAAAACCAAGCAAGGACCTCGAGGAAATGGCCGCGCTGGATGAATTGGAGAAAGAAAAAATGAAACAGGCTGCCGATCAGGAAGAACTGGCAGAGCTGCAGCAAAGAGTCAATGCCTTTATTGAAAATCAAAACCTGGCGGACAAACTGGAAACCTCCTTAACCACCGAAGGACTGCTTGTTTCAATCAGGGATAATGTATTGTTCGGCTCAGGAAGTGCAGAGGTCCGTGAGCAGGATTTAAAAGTGGCTGGTGAAATTGCCGGGCTTCTCATCATGGACCCGCCAAGAAATATCATCATTAGCGGTCATACAGACAATGTCCCGATCCGCAATTCGAACTTCGAGTCCAACTGGGAGCTCAGTGTGATGAGGGCAGTCAACTTTATGAAAATCATCCTGAAAAATGACCAGCTGGACCCGAAATGGTTCAGTGCCAAAGGTTTTGGGGAATTCCAGCCGGTTGCCGGAAATGATAATAAAGAAGGCAGGGCGAAGAACAGACGGGTAGAAATTTTAATATTGCCAAGAACGGGGAATCAGCCTTAG
- the motA gene encoding flagellar motor stator protein MotA, with amino-acid sequence MDKTTIIGVILGIIAVGVGMVLKGVPPSALMNPAAILIIILGTAAAVSIAFPTNEIKRVPKLFGILFKEEKLMNPAEMIKMFSEWAQLARKEGLLALEVKTNEVEDAFLKNGLSLAVDGQSADYIRDVLSEEIEAMEERHQAGAQIFSQAGTYAPSLGVLGAVIGLIAALGNMEDTASLGHAISAAFVATLLGIFTGYVFWHPFANKLKRKSKQEAKIKSMMIEGILSILEGEAPRVIEQKLASYLPAGERRKFLEESSVAKDE; translated from the coding sequence ATGGATAAAACAACGATTATAGGAGTTATATTAGGGATCATAGCGGTTGGAGTCGGGATGGTTCTTAAAGGGGTTCCGCCATCTGCTCTGATGAACCCGGCCGCTATTTTGATCATTATTCTAGGTACGGCAGCAGCGGTGAGTATTGCATTTCCAACAAATGAAATTAAGCGGGTGCCAAAGCTTTTTGGCATTTTATTTAAAGAAGAGAAGCTGATGAATCCGGCTGAAATGATTAAGATGTTTTCGGAATGGGCTCAGCTGGCAAGAAAAGAAGGATTGCTTGCCCTGGAAGTCAAGACGAACGAAGTTGAAGATGCCTTTCTAAAAAACGGCTTGTCTCTGGCTGTTGATGGGCAAAGTGCCGATTACATACGGGATGTATTAAGTGAAGAAATCGAAGCGATGGAAGAAAGGCACCAGGCAGGCGCGCAAATTTTCAGCCAGGCTGGCACATATGCCCCGTCCCTTGGAGTATTGGGAGCCGTTATTGGATTGATTGCAGCTCTTGGAAATATGGAGGACACTGCAAGCCTCGGTCATGCCATCAGTGCGGCATTCGTAGCGACTTTACTGGGGATATTCACCGGGTATGTGTTCTGGCATCCGTTTGCCAATAAGCTAAAGAGAAAATCCAAGCAGGAAGCGAAAATTAAAAGCATGATGATCGAAGGGATTCTTTCTATTTTAGAAGGGGAGGCACCTCGTGTGATCGAGCAAAAGCTTGCTTCCTATCTCCCTGCAGGAGAACGCCGTAAATTCCTTGAAGAAAGCAGCGTGGCAAAGGATGAGTAG
- a CDS encoding STAS domain-containing protein: MNKDEYIKILEKRVEEYEAAIADMTAPIIPSIIPQTILVPVTGLLMAERLEKITAKILNHIKEHDIEFAIIDFTDITVDRIEQMCLTELGEQIRNLTDSINLMGVKPYFVGMTPQLIKEIVLSGIELNAETHANFQAALKHLMKINSLVFRKI, from the coding sequence ATGAATAAAGATGAATATATAAAGATTCTTGAGAAACGAGTGGAGGAATATGAGGCAGCCATAGCGGATATGACGGCACCCATTATTCCATCGATCATTCCCCAAACGATTCTTGTGCCCGTTACCGGCCTGCTCATGGCAGAAAGACTCGAAAAAATTACAGCTAAGATATTGAATCATATTAAAGAACATGACATTGAATTTGCCATCATCGATTTTACCGACATAACGGTCGACCGCATAGAGCAGATGTGCCTTACTGAACTTGGAGAGCAAATCCGCAACCTGACTGATTCGATTAACCTCATGGGAGTTAAGCCTTACTTTGTAGGAATGACCCCGCAGCTGATAAAGGAAATTGTCTTGTCCGGCATTGAATTAAATGCTGAAACTCATGCTAACTTCCAGGCGGCTTTAAAGCATTTAATGAAAATAAACAGCCTCGTCTTTCGAAAAATCTAA